GGATTGTACTAAATTTTGGCGCTGTTCAGGAAAATGTGTTTGGAGAGGGGCTGCACTTCAGGATACCTATAATGCAGGAGATTATCCCGGTGGATGTCAAGGTGCAGAAGGCAGAGACAGATGCTGCGGCCGCCTCTGCTGACCTTCAGGATGTAAGCTCTACTGTTGCGATTAACTATCATATAATTCCAGACAAGGCAAATATTGTCTATCAGTCCATCGGCATACACTTTAAAGAGCGGATCATAGACCCTGCAGTGCTGGAGGTGGTAAAGGCTGTGACAGCCAAGTATACAGCAGAAGAGCTTATTACAAAGAGGCCGGCGGTAAGCGATGCAATGAAACTGTCCCTTACTGAAAGGCTCCTTGAGCACAACATAGCAGTTGATGCATTCTCTATCGTGGGTTTCAGCTTCTCCAAGATATTTATGGAAGCCATTGAGTCAAAGCAGACAGCAGAACAGCTCGCACTAAAGGCAAAAAGAGACCTCGATAGGATAAAGATAGAGGCAGAGCAGACGATTACAGCAGCAAGGGCAGAGGCAGAGTCATTGAGGTTGCAGAGGGCAAATATTTCACCAGACCTTATAGAGCTTAGAAAGATAGAGGCCAATCTCAAGGCTATAGATAAATGGAATGGGATCCTCCCTCAGGTTACCGGTGCTGGGGCTGTGCCATTTATTGGCGTTGGTGAAGTACGGAAGAGATAATCAAATGAAAGCAGAGAATCCCATTGTTTAGATTCGTTATTCTGCTTGTGTAGGGACATAGGGGACGGGTATTGATATATTGGCGTAGGCCATCCCATCAGTTTGAGTGCCTTTTCTTTAACGATCTTTTCGCCGCGTTTTAGCGATTGGCTGGCCGTAGGTTGG
This Candidatus Desulfatibia profunda DNA region includes the following protein-coding sequences:
- a CDS encoding prohibitin family protein, which encodes MDEKDIYMAKDAMQSAMKKGPVRLILIIGVILVFFLFLRPWVQIGAGERGIVLNFGAVQENVFGEGLHFRIPIMQEIIPVDVKVQKAETDAAAASADLQDVSSTVAINYHIIPDKANIVYQSIGIHFKERIIDPAVLEVVKAVTAKYTAEELITKRPAVSDAMKLSLTERLLEHNIAVDAFSIVGFSFSKIFMEAIESKQTAEQLALKAKRDLDRIKIEAEQTITAARAEAESLRLQRANISPDLIELRKIEANLKAIDKWNGILPQVTGAGAVPFIGVGEVRKR